The proteins below come from a single Dendropsophus ebraccatus isolate aDenEbr1 chromosome 15, aDenEbr1.pat, whole genome shotgun sequence genomic window:
- the GTF2H5 gene encoding general transcription factor IIH subunit 5 translates to MSGSRPQHTVINLKTLQVHQSRYLQLIVSHILIPELYSERRCTTRPRAPCQCLAVKMVNVLKGVLIECDPAMKQFLLYLDETNALGTKFIIQDLDETHVFVLAELVSVLQDKVGELMDQNSFPITQK, encoded by the exons ATGTCAGGAAGTCGTCCACAACATACAGTCATAAACCTTAAAACACTTCAAGTCCATCAATCCAGGT ATCTCCAACTCATTGTCAGTCATATCTTAATACCAGAACTCTACTCTGAAAGGAGGTGTACCACAAGGCCCAGAGCACCCTGTCAGTGTCTGGCTGTGAAGATGGTGAATGTTCTCAAGGGCGTCCTCATAGAATG TGACCCGGCTATGAAGCAGTTCCTGTTGTATCTGGATGAGACGAACGCTTTAGGAACCAAGTTCATCATCCAGGACCTGGATGAGACGCACGTCTTTGTCTTAGCGGAGCTGGTGTCCGTTCTCCAGGACAAGGTGGGAGAGCTGATGGACCAGAACTCCTTCCCCATCACACAGAAGTGA